The proteins below are encoded in one region of Microbispora sp. NBC_01189:
- a CDS encoding magnesium transporter CorA family protein — protein sequence MGHTRLYRNGVLEAEGFPVADVSEHIKDPAAVVWFDMCDPTEEDLHAISEELGLHALAVEDALQRRQRPKLDVYDGHMFLSVYTSAFDLESGRVRVTPATAFITSNALVTVRQSDEFSVEEVMRRWDDGGDLARHGVPFLLHGLLDYVVDSHFETVEAMDEQVEDLEDTVFGERPVGPGEQRRTFELRKSLVTLRRVVMPMREAVNTLLRRNGTLGDGEMAPYFQDVYDQVLRASEWTESLRDLIGNIRETQLTLQDNRMNLIMKRVTSWAAIIAVPTLITGFYGQNIPFPGFGHHWGFWTSSVLIVAVSAALYRVFRARDWL from the coding sequence ATGGGGCACACCCGGTTGTACCGGAACGGCGTCCTGGAGGCCGAGGGGTTTCCGGTCGCCGACGTCTCCGAGCACATCAAGGATCCCGCGGCCGTGGTGTGGTTCGACATGTGCGACCCCACGGAGGAGGACCTCCACGCGATCAGCGAGGAACTCGGGCTGCACGCCCTGGCGGTGGAGGACGCGCTGCAACGCCGGCAGCGGCCCAAGCTGGACGTCTACGACGGCCACATGTTCCTGAGCGTCTACACGTCGGCCTTCGACTTGGAGTCCGGCCGGGTGCGGGTCACTCCCGCCACCGCTTTCATCACCTCGAACGCGCTGGTCACCGTGCGGCAGTCGGACGAGTTCTCCGTCGAGGAGGTGATGCGGCGCTGGGACGACGGGGGGGACCTCGCCCGGCACGGCGTCCCGTTCCTGCTGCACGGCCTGCTCGACTATGTGGTGGACAGCCACTTCGAGACCGTCGAGGCGATGGACGAGCAGGTGGAGGACCTGGAGGACACGGTCTTCGGCGAGCGGCCGGTCGGCCCCGGGGAGCAGCGGCGCACGTTCGAGCTGCGCAAGAGCCTGGTCACGCTCCGCCGGGTCGTGATGCCCATGCGGGAGGCCGTGAACACGCTCCTGCGCCGCAACGGCACGCTCGGCGACGGGGAGATGGCGCCGTACTTCCAGGACGTGTACGACCAGGTGCTGCGGGCCAGTGAATGGACCGAGTCGCTGCGCGACCTGATCGGCAACATCCGTGAGACGCAGCTGACCCTGCAGGACAACAGGATGAACCTGATCATGAAGCGGGTGACCAGCTGGGCCGCGATCATCGCGGTGCCGACCTTGATCACCGGATTCTACGGCCAGAACATCCCGTTCCCCGGCTTCGGGCATCACTGGGGCTTCTGGACGTCCAGCGTGCTGATCGTGGCCGTTTCCGCCGCGCTCTACCGGGTGTTCCGGGCGCGCGACTGGCTCTGA
- a CDS encoding DUF2516 family protein codes for MFGLHGILSIIFWLLSLAAFLLCVVALVHAVRIPARAFPAAGKQTKQLWLIILGFATLFTFAAAVQYLGALSIFTIAAVIAAGIYLADVKPAVNEQKGGGNQGPYGPW; via the coding sequence ATGTTCGGGCTGCACGGAATCCTCTCCATCATCTTCTGGCTGCTCTCTCTGGCGGCCTTCCTGCTGTGCGTCGTGGCGCTGGTCCACGCCGTGCGCATCCCGGCCCGGGCCTTCCCCGCGGCGGGCAAGCAGACCAAGCAGCTCTGGCTGATCATTCTCGGCTTCGCGACGCTGTTCACCTTCGCCGCGGCGGTCCAGTACCTGGGCGCGCTGAGCATCTTCACGATCGCGGCGGTCATCGCGGCCGGCATCTACCTCGCCGACGTGAAGCCCGCGGTCAACGAGCAGAAGGGCGGCGGCAACCAGGGCCCGTACGGACCCTGGTGA
- a CDS encoding helix-turn-helix transcriptional regulator, whose protein sequence is MELPKVGSLGEYIRQQRQQAKISLRQLAAQAGVSNPYLSQVERGLRKPSAEILNQIAKGLHISAQALYVQAGLIEDREPHSDVLAAIRADVALTSRQRQVLVDIYESFRKENRAGAAQPPQSAAHPGDGPVPSRDGLTPDSLEG, encoded by the coding sequence ATGGAACTGCCCAAGGTCGGCTCGCTCGGTGAGTACATCCGCCAGCAGCGGCAGCAGGCGAAGATCTCACTCCGCCAGCTCGCCGCGCAGGCAGGCGTGTCGAACCCTTACCTGAGCCAGGTCGAACGGGGCTTGCGCAAGCCGAGCGCGGAGATACTGAACCAGATCGCCAAGGGTCTGCACATCTCCGCCCAGGCGCTGTACGTCCAGGCCGGCCTCATCGAGGACCGCGAGCCGCACAGCGACGTGCTGGCCGCGATCCGGGCCGACGTGGCGCTCACCTCGCGGCAACGCCAGGTGCTCGTCGATATCTACGAGTCGTTCCGCAAGGAGAACCGGGCCGGCGCCGCGCAGCCGCCGCAATCGGCTGCGCATCCCGGGGACGGCCCGGTTCCCTCGCGTGACGGCTTGACGCCGGATTCGCTGGAAGGATAA
- a CDS encoding M56 family metallopeptidase, with protein MIAAAVLAALATTCALAAWRLTFARWTWRAPRTAILLWQSLGVTWGLASTGALLAFALGPYGKGVVHGLAEFLAAFLASVGSSVRDPYDVVRLAALVAGLSLLAVLVALPLAAGAQTLRARHRHRLLLALVARDEPAVPGVRVVDFPGAAAYCLPGLKSQVVISDGTLHLLSSAELEAVLAHEAAHVRERHDLVLLPFAALRRALPWSKLVRDAQASVELLIEMAADDRARRRCCPRRLATALLRFGTSASLPTPQGALGASASSGVMARVDRLVRPEVALPPAQRFLILTGSVLLATSAPLLWLLPG; from the coding sequence GTGATCGCGGCGGCGGTCCTGGCCGCACTCGCGACGACCTGCGCGCTGGCCGCGTGGCGGCTGACCTTCGCGCGCTGGACCTGGCGCGCCCCGCGCACGGCGATCCTGCTGTGGCAGTCGCTCGGGGTGACCTGGGGCCTCGCCTCCACCGGCGCCCTGCTCGCCTTCGCCCTCGGCCCGTACGGCAAGGGGGTCGTGCACGGCCTGGCCGAGTTCCTGGCGGCCTTCCTGGCGAGCGTGGGCTCCAGCGTGCGCGACCCGTACGACGTGGTCCGGCTGGCCGCGCTGGTCGCGGGCCTGTCGCTGCTCGCGGTGCTGGTGGCCCTGCCGCTCGCGGCGGGGGCGCAGACGCTGCGGGCCCGCCACCGGCACCGGCTGCTGCTCGCGCTGGTGGCCAGGGACGAACCGGCCGTGCCCGGCGTGCGGGTGGTCGACTTCCCCGGCGCCGCCGCCTACTGCCTGCCCGGGCTGAAGTCGCAGGTCGTCATCAGCGACGGCACCCTGCACCTGCTGTCGTCCGCCGAGCTGGAGGCCGTGCTCGCGCACGAGGCCGCGCACGTGCGCGAACGCCACGACCTGGTGCTGCTGCCCTTCGCCGCCCTGCGCCGCGCCCTCCCGTGGTCGAAGCTGGTCCGCGACGCGCAGGCGTCGGTCGAGCTGCTGATCGAGATGGCCGCCGACGACCGCGCCCGGCGGCGCTGCTGCCCCCGCAGGCTGGCCACGGCCCTGCTGCGGTTCGGCACCTCGGCCTCGCTGCCCACACCGCAGGGCGCGCTCGGCGCGTCCGCGTCGTCGGGCGTGATGGCCAGGGTCGACCGGCTCGTGCGGCCCGAGGTGGCCCTTCCCCCCGCGCAGCGCTTCCTGATCCTGACCGGGTCGGTGCTGCTCGCCACCAGCGCGCCGCTGCTCTGGCTGCTGCCCGGCTGA
- a CDS encoding BlaI/MecI/CopY family transcriptional regulator, with the protein MKGLGELERSIMDILWAENAPLTAREVGRLIEDRDLAPTTVMTVLDRLSRKGFLTRTRDGRAWRYQPAASRDAYVAELMLEALDMTGDRDAALTRFARAVSGTEAEILRKALTELGEE; encoded by the coding sequence GTGAAGGGACTGGGAGAGCTCGAACGCAGCATCATGGACATCCTCTGGGCGGAGAACGCTCCGCTCACGGCCCGCGAGGTCGGGCGTCTCATCGAGGACCGCGACCTCGCGCCGACGACCGTGATGACCGTGCTCGACCGGTTGTCCCGCAAGGGGTTCCTCACCCGCACCCGGGACGGGCGCGCCTGGCGTTACCAGCCCGCCGCGAGCCGCGACGCGTACGTCGCCGAGCTCATGCTCGAAGCCCTCGACATGACCGGCGACCGGGACGCGGCGCTGACCCGCTTCGCCCGGGCCGTCTCCGGGACCGAGGCCGAGATCCTCCGGAAAGCGCTCACGGAGCTGGGGGAAGAGTGA
- a CDS encoding O-acetyl-ADP-ribose deacetylase — protein sequence MDIVLVEGDITEQRVDAVVNAANSSLLGGGGVDGAIHRRGGPAILEECRALRSSRYEQGLPAGQAVETTAGRLPARWVIHTVGPVYSPGEDRSHLLASCYRESLVVADRLGAATVAFPAISTGVYRWPMEDAARIALTAVRAVRMTTVGMTTVRQAASAVREVRFVLFSNAAYAAFETALAESP from the coding sequence ATGGACATCGTTCTGGTCGAGGGAGACATCACCGAGCAGCGGGTCGACGCGGTCGTCAACGCGGCCAACTCGTCCCTGCTGGGCGGCGGAGGCGTGGACGGGGCCATCCACCGGCGCGGTGGCCCGGCGATCCTGGAGGAGTGCCGGGCGCTGCGCTCCTCCCGGTACGAGCAGGGGCTCCCGGCCGGGCAGGCCGTCGAGACCACCGCCGGGCGGCTGCCCGCCCGATGGGTGATCCACACGGTCGGGCCCGTGTACTCGCCGGGTGAGGACCGATCCCATCTGCTGGCCTCCTGCTATCGGGAGTCGCTCGTCGTCGCCGACCGGTTGGGCGCCGCCACCGTGGCCTTCCCCGCCATCTCCACGGGGGTCTACCGGTGGCCGATGGAGGACGCCGCCCGCATCGCGCTGACCGCCGTACGCGCCGTACGGATGACCACCGTAGGGATGACCACTGTGCGGCAGGCCGCCTCCGCCGTCCGCGAGGTGCGGTTCGTACTGTTCAGTAACGCAGCCTATGCCGCGTTCGAGACCGCTCTCGCGGAGTCGCCCTAA
- a CDS encoding GNAT family N-acetyltransferase produces MRFVLDPEMTPELFEQLLHCWTEVTNADGAVGFVPPVTPDVIRPTAEKAFARTRSAGGPAAPDRLLAGFGDDGEVAAWLILADNGSRLRAHWRWVLRVMVHPKHQGRGYGRALLRAADEAARSLGLEALQLTCRGGTGVDAFYASAGYQEVGRVPRSIRVAPGDDRDEIYMLRRL; encoded by the coding sequence ATGCGTTTCGTCCTCGACCCGGAGATGACCCCCGAGCTTTTCGAGCAGCTCCTGCACTGCTGGACGGAGGTGACCAACGCGGACGGCGCCGTGGGCTTCGTGCCTCCTGTGACGCCGGACGTCATCAGGCCGACGGCGGAGAAGGCGTTCGCCCGCACCCGCTCCGCCGGCGGCCCGGCGGCCCCGGACCGCCTCCTCGCCGGGTTCGGCGACGACGGCGAGGTCGCCGCCTGGCTCATCCTGGCCGACAACGGCTCGCGCCTGCGGGCGCACTGGCGGTGGGTGCTGCGGGTCATGGTCCACCCCAAGCACCAGGGCAGGGGGTACGGCCGGGCCCTGCTGCGCGCGGCCGACGAGGCCGCGCGGTCCCTCGGCCTGGAGGCGCTGCAGCTCACCTGCCGCGGTGGCACCGGAGTGGACGCCTTCTACGCGAGCGCGGGCTACCAGGAGGTCGGCCGGGTGCCCCGATCGATCCGGGTGGCGCCCGGCGACGACCGGGACGAGATCTACATGCTCCGCCGACTGTGA
- a CDS encoding class I SAM-dependent methyltransferase, giving the protein MRPARPGRPARPVGAVTRGTTGHNRLRRCDRWIAAVYGPLLRSGRAGTAPPLVVDLGYGASHVTTTELFTRLRRVCPVVEVVGVEIDPGRVAAAKPYEREGLSFVRGGFELPVPRPPLIVRAFNVLRQYGEDEAWAHWDLLRAGLHPSGVVVEGTCSEIGHRATWVALGAEGPRTLTFAARFTGFGRPSDLAERLPKTLIHRNVPGQPVHAFLADWDRAWAACAPFGAYGARQRWIRAAELVARDWPVETLPPAGGPGRWRLGELTLPWSGVSPVGSSGGW; this is encoded by the coding sequence ATGAGACCGGCCCGGCCCGGACGGCCCGCCCGGCCCGTCGGTGCGGTCACCCGCGGCACCACCGGGCACAACCGGCTGCGCCGCTGCGACCGCTGGATCGCCGCCGTGTACGGCCCGCTGCTGCGCTCGGGCCGCGCGGGGACGGCGCCGCCGCTGGTGGTCGACCTCGGCTACGGCGCGTCCCACGTCACGACGACCGAGCTGTTCACCAGGCTGCGCCGGGTCTGCCCGGTGGTCGAGGTGGTGGGCGTGGAGATCGACCCCGGGCGGGTCGCGGCTGCCAAACCGTACGAACGGGAGGGGCTGTCGTTCGTCAGGGGCGGCTTCGAGCTCCCGGTCCCCCGCCCACCGCTGATCGTCCGCGCGTTCAACGTGCTGCGGCAGTACGGCGAGGACGAGGCGTGGGCGCACTGGGACCTGCTCCGGGCGGGCCTGCACCCCTCGGGTGTGGTCGTCGAGGGCACCTGCTCGGAGATCGGCCACCGCGCGACCTGGGTGGCGCTCGGCGCCGAGGGGCCGCGGACGCTGACCTTCGCGGCCCGTTTCACCGGCTTCGGGCGGCCGTCCGACCTGGCCGAGCGGCTGCCCAAGACGCTGATCCACCGCAACGTCCCCGGGCAGCCGGTCCACGCGTTCCTCGCGGACTGGGACCGCGCCTGGGCGGCCTGCGCCCCCTTCGGCGCGTACGGCGCCCGGCAGCGCTGGATCAGGGCGGCCGAGCTGGTGGCACGGGACTGGCCGGTGGAGACCCTGCCGCCGGCCGGGGGCCCGGGGCGGTGGCGGCTCGGCGAGCTGACCCTTCCCTGGAGCGGCGTCTCCCCAGTCGGCTCCTCCGGCGGTTGGTAA
- a CDS encoding SDR family oxidoreductase encodes MTDQTVTDPGVRTAVVTGASSGIGEATARRLAAEGYRVVAAARRRDRLDKLAAEVPGVRAVTLDVTDQASVDALAGSLGRCDVLVNNAGGAFGLEPVAGARVDDWQRMYDVNVLGALRVTRALLPKLVASGDGVLVMLTSTAAFVSYEGGGGYSAAKHAQTAMTETLRLELCGEPVRVIEVAPGMVKTDEFALTRFAGDAERAAKVYEGVPGPLTADDIADVIAFAVTRPAHVNIDRLVVRPRAQAAQHKVHRVTPGS; translated from the coding sequence ATGACCGATCAGACGGTGACCGATCCGGGGGTCAGGACCGCGGTGGTGACCGGCGCGAGCAGCGGCATCGGCGAGGCGACGGCCCGGCGGCTCGCCGCCGAAGGATACCGGGTGGTGGCCGCGGCGCGGCGGCGGGACCGGCTCGACAAGCTGGCGGCCGAGGTGCCGGGCGTCCGCGCGGTGACGCTCGACGTGACCGACCAGGCGTCGGTGGACGCGCTGGCCGGCTCGCTCGGCCGCTGCGACGTCCTGGTGAACAACGCGGGCGGCGCGTTCGGGCTGGAGCCGGTGGCCGGGGCGCGGGTGGACGACTGGCAGCGGATGTACGACGTGAACGTGCTCGGCGCGCTCCGGGTGACCAGGGCGCTGCTGCCGAAGCTCGTCGCGTCGGGCGACGGCGTGCTGGTGATGCTCACCTCGACGGCCGCCTTCGTGTCGTACGAGGGGGGCGGCGGCTACAGCGCGGCCAAGCACGCGCAGACCGCGATGACCGAGACCCTCCGCCTGGAGCTGTGCGGCGAGCCGGTGCGGGTGATCGAGGTCGCCCCGGGCATGGTGAAGACCGACGAGTTCGCGCTGACCCGCTTCGCGGGCGACGCCGAACGGGCGGCCAAGGTGTACGAAGGCGTCCCCGGCCCCCTGACCGCGGACGACATCGCCGACGTGATCGCCTTCGCGGTGACCCGCCCCGCCCATGTGAACATCGACCGGCTGGTCGTGCGGCCGCGGGCCCAGGCCGCCCAGCACAAGGTGCACCGGGTCACGCCGGGGTCATGA
- the mshA gene encoding D-inositol-3-phosphate glycosyltransferase: MILVVVSLSEVVRVSVFRRRVNRVATISVHTSPLDQPGTGDAGGMNVYIVEVAKRLAALGVEVEIFTRRTARDLPPEAELSPGVLVRHVTAGPYEELGRADLPGQLCGFLSGVLRTEAMYDPGRYDVIHSHYWLSGQVGWLAKERWGVPLVHTMHTMAKVKNALLAEGDKPEPAMRVLGEEQVVEVADRLVANTAAEAEELIDLYKAPRERVAVVNPGVNLAVFQPASKGAARRRLGLPQDARVLLFVGRIQPLKAPDVLLRAAARMLVEDPSLRSRLVVACVGGPSGNGLARPALLSDLAAELGIADVVRLAPPAPQQELADWYRAADVTVVPSHNESFGLVALESQACGTPVVAAAVGGLRTAVRDGVSGVLVDGHDPHDWARELALLTGRPDRLAALAANAVEHATAFGWSATAARLAEVYAGAKAQLHRTPIAVSS, translated from the coding sequence ATGATTTTGGTGGTTGTAAGCCTTTCGGAGGTGGTTCGGGTGTCGGTCTTTCGGCGTCGGGTCAACCGCGTCGCGACCATAAGTGTGCACACGTCCCCGCTTGACCAGCCGGGCACGGGCGACGCGGGAGGCATGAACGTCTACATCGTCGAGGTCGCCAAGCGGCTCGCCGCGCTCGGCGTCGAGGTCGAGATCTTCACGCGGCGCACCGCACGCGACCTGCCCCCGGAGGCCGAGCTGAGCCCCGGCGTGCTGGTCCGTCACGTCACGGCGGGGCCGTACGAGGAGCTCGGCCGCGCCGACCTCCCCGGCCAGCTGTGCGGCTTCCTGTCCGGCGTCCTGCGCACCGAGGCGATGTACGACCCCGGCCGCTACGACGTGATCCACTCCCACTACTGGCTGTCCGGCCAGGTGGGCTGGCTGGCCAAGGAACGCTGGGGCGTGCCGCTCGTGCACACCATGCACACGATGGCCAAGGTCAAGAACGCCCTGCTCGCGGAGGGCGACAAGCCCGAGCCGGCGATGCGGGTGCTGGGCGAGGAGCAGGTCGTGGAGGTCGCCGACCGCCTGGTCGCCAACACCGCCGCCGAGGCCGAGGAGCTGATCGACCTCTACAAGGCGCCGCGTGAGCGCGTGGCCGTGGTCAACCCCGGCGTGAACCTCGCCGTCTTCCAGCCCGCGTCGAAGGGCGCCGCCCGGCGCCGCCTCGGCCTGCCGCAGGACGCGCGCGTGCTGCTGTTCGTGGGACGCATCCAGCCGCTCAAGGCCCCCGACGTGCTGCTCAGGGCCGCCGCCCGGATGCTCGTCGAGGACCCCTCGCTGCGGTCGCGGCTCGTCGTCGCCTGCGTCGGCGGGCCCAGCGGCAACGGCCTCGCCCGTCCCGCGCTGCTCAGCGACCTCGCCGCCGAGCTCGGCATCGCCGACGTCGTACGGCTCGCGCCGCCCGCCCCGCAGCAGGAGCTCGCCGACTGGTACCGGGCCGCCGACGTGACCGTCGTGCCCTCGCACAACGAGTCGTTCGGGCTGGTGGCGCTGGAGTCGCAGGCGTGCGGCACCCCGGTCGTCGCGGCGGCGGTCGGCGGACTGCGCACCGCCGTCCGGGACGGCGTGTCCGGCGTGCTGGTGGACGGGCACGACCCGCACGACTGGGCGCGGGAGCTGGCCCTGCTGACCGGGCGTCCCGACCGGCTCGCCGCGCTCGCCGCCAACGCCGTGGAGCACGCGACCGCCTTCGGCTGGTCGGCGACCGCCGCCCGCCTCGCCGAGGTCTACGCCGGCGCCAAGGCCCAGCTCCACCGGACCCCCATCGCGGTCAGCTCGTAG
- a CDS encoding YbjN domain-containing protein, translating into MRTELEAVIESALESAELSYERPRPGAFLVKLPGRHKLATMTWLVVGDQALTVEAFFCRQPDENHAEFYRWLLHKNGSTYGVHFAVDAVGDVHLVGRLPLGAVTGEEIDRILGCVLTYSDESFDRALELGFASSIRREWEWRVKRGESPANLQAFARVVGS; encoded by the coding sequence ATGAGAACCGAGCTCGAAGCCGTGATCGAGTCGGCGCTGGAGTCCGCCGAGCTGTCCTACGAGCGACCCAGGCCGGGCGCGTTCCTGGTCAAGCTGCCGGGCCGGCACAAGCTCGCCACCATGACCTGGCTCGTCGTCGGCGACCAGGCGCTGACCGTCGAGGCGTTCTTCTGCCGGCAGCCGGACGAGAACCACGCCGAGTTCTACCGCTGGCTGCTGCACAAGAACGGCTCGACGTACGGCGTCCACTTCGCCGTCGACGCCGTGGGCGACGTCCACCTGGTCGGCCGGCTGCCGCTCGGCGCGGTGACCGGCGAGGAGATCGACCGGATCCTCGGCTGCGTGCTCACCTACTCGGACGAGTCGTTCGACCGCGCACTCGAGCTGGGCTTCGCGTCGTCCATCAGGCGCGAGTGGGAGTGGCGGGTCAAGCGCGGCGAGTCGCCGGCGAACCTCCAGGCGTTCGCCCGGGTGGTCGGCTCCTGA
- a CDS encoding phosphoglyceromutase, with amino-acid sequence MATLVLLRHGESEWNVKGLFTGWVDVTLSPTGEEEARRGGQLLLEAGIRPDVVHTSVLTRAIRTANIALEAADLLWLPVKRSWRLNERHYGALQGKDKAQTRAEFGDEQFMLWRRSYDVPPPPIAADDEYSQLGDGRYSLLPSELVPRTECLKDVVGRMLPYWYDEIVPDLTGGGTVLVVAHGNSLRALVKHLEGIGDEDIAGLNIPTGIPLRYELDDDFRPVGKGEYLDPAAAAAAIEAVANQGKK; translated from the coding sequence ATGGCTACTTTGGTGCTGCTGCGGCACGGTGAGAGCGAATGGAACGTCAAGGGCCTGTTCACCGGTTGGGTGGACGTCACCCTCTCGCCGACCGGCGAGGAGGAGGCGCGGCGCGGCGGGCAGCTGCTCCTCGAGGCCGGCATCCGGCCCGACGTGGTGCACACCTCGGTGCTCACCCGGGCCATCAGGACCGCCAACATCGCCCTTGAGGCGGCCGACCTGCTGTGGCTCCCGGTGAAGCGCTCCTGGCGGCTGAACGAGCGCCACTACGGCGCGCTCCAGGGCAAGGACAAGGCGCAGACCCGCGCCGAGTTCGGCGACGAGCAGTTCATGCTGTGGCGCCGGTCGTACGACGTGCCGCCGCCGCCGATCGCCGCCGACGACGAGTACTCCCAGCTCGGCGATGGCCGCTACTCGCTGCTGCCGTCGGAGCTGGTGCCCCGCACCGAGTGCCTCAAGGACGTCGTCGGCCGGATGCTGCCGTACTGGTACGACGAGATCGTCCCCGACCTGACCGGCGGAGGCACGGTGCTGGTCGTCGCGCACGGCAACTCCCTGCGCGCGCTGGTCAAGCACCTGGAGGGCATCGGCGACGAGGACATCGCCGGCCTGAACATCCCCACCGGCATCCCGCTGCGCTACGAGCTCGACGACGACTTCCGCCCGGTCGGCAAGGGCGAGTACCTCGACCCCGCCGCCGCCGCGGCCGCCATCGAGGCCGTCGCCAACCAGGGCAAGAAGTAA
- the phoU gene encoding phosphate signaling complex protein PhoU, producing the protein MRDAYHEELAALTDRLVEMTRLVRSAMSRGTTALLDADLQLAESVIAQDAEVDRLHMEMETSIYELMATQQPVAIDLRTVITALRMAADLERMGDLAEHIAKLARMRHPESAIPAELRETFVEMGAIAENLITKAGSCIASRDVDLAKELEEDDDAMDRRHRRLFRVLLSKDWEHGIEAAIDITLAGRYYERYADHAVRVARDVVYLVTGTRDADALTG; encoded by the coding sequence ATGCGCGACGCCTATCACGAAGAGCTGGCCGCCCTGACCGACCGCCTGGTGGAGATGACACGCCTGGTGCGGTCGGCCATGTCGAGGGGGACGACCGCCCTGCTCGACGCCGACCTGCAGCTGGCGGAGAGCGTCATCGCCCAGGACGCAGAGGTCGACCGGCTGCACATGGAGATGGAAACCTCGATCTACGAACTGATGGCCACCCAGCAACCGGTGGCGATCGACCTGCGCACCGTCATCACGGCGCTGCGGATGGCCGCCGACCTGGAGCGGATGGGCGACCTCGCCGAGCACATCGCCAAGCTGGCGCGGATGCGCCACCCCGAGTCGGCCATCCCGGCCGAGCTGCGCGAGACGTTCGTCGAGATGGGCGCCATCGCCGAGAACCTGATCACCAAGGCGGGCAGCTGCATCGCCTCCCGCGACGTCGATCTCGCCAAGGAGCTGGAGGAGGACGACGACGCCATGGACCGCCGGCACCGCCGCCTGTTCCGCGTCCTGCTCTCCAAGGACTGGGAGCACGGCATCGAGGCCGCGATCGACATCACGCTGGCCGGCCGCTACTACGAGCGGTACGCCGACCACGCCGTGCGCGTCGCCCGCGACGTGGTGTACCTCGTCACGGGCACCCGCGACGCGGACGCCCTCACGGGCTGA
- a CDS encoding sensor histidine kinase — protein sequence MPPRLLNVNELLASLAAMGGFVLGSFVMLTIRRQTYKPPEPDPVDDTLPPGVASVLAVLPSSAVVLDREDRVLRASSAARAFGLVRGEALMAAELLALARKVRRDGEIRESEIETAGRKFGQESTSFAVRVAPLGSHGQVLVLAEDQTERQRVEAVRRDFVANVSHELKTPVGALSLLAETIEDAADDPEAVKRFSGRMQHEAARLTYLVQDLITLSRIQGGEPIPAPEQVPVDETVHEAIDRCNTKASAKDITLVAGGTEGLKVWGDEELLVTALRNLIDNAVAYSPEHTRVVISARPAGNAVEVSVSDQGIGIPESAQERIFERFFRVDAARSRATGGTGLGLAIVKHVAGAHGGEVTVWSKEGSGSTFTLRLPAFGGQAVPVPSTTIPLEAAQ from the coding sequence ATGCCGCCTAGGCTGCTGAATGTGAACGAGTTACTGGCGAGCCTGGCGGCGATGGGCGGATTCGTCCTCGGCTCCTTCGTCATGCTCACGATCCGACGGCAGACCTACAAGCCCCCCGAGCCCGACCCGGTGGACGACACCCTGCCTCCGGGCGTGGCGTCGGTGCTGGCCGTGCTGCCCTCCTCGGCGGTCGTGCTCGACCGCGAGGACCGGGTGCTGCGCGCGAGTTCGGCGGCGCGCGCCTTCGGCCTCGTACGCGGAGAGGCGCTGATGGCCGCCGAACTGCTCGCGCTGGCCCGGAAGGTGCGCCGGGACGGCGAGATCCGCGAGAGCGAGATCGAGACCGCAGGGCGCAAGTTCGGGCAGGAGTCCACGTCGTTCGCCGTCCGGGTGGCCCCCCTGGGCTCCCACGGGCAGGTGCTCGTGCTCGCCGAGGACCAGACAGAGCGCCAGCGGGTCGAGGCCGTACGCCGGGACTTCGTCGCCAACGTGAGCCACGAGCTGAAGACGCCGGTCGGCGCGCTGAGCCTGCTCGCCGAGACCATAGAGGACGCCGCCGACGACCCCGAGGCCGTCAAGAGGTTCTCCGGCCGCATGCAGCACGAGGCCGCCCGGCTGACCTACCTGGTGCAGGACCTCATCACGCTGTCGCGGATCCAGGGCGGCGAGCCCATCCCCGCGCCGGAGCAGGTGCCGGTGGACGAGACCGTCCACGAGGCCATCGACCGGTGCAACACCAAGGCGTCGGCCAAGGACATCACGCTGGTGGCGGGCGGCACCGAGGGGCTCAAGGTCTGGGGCGACGAGGAGCTTCTCGTCACCGCACTGCGCAACCTCATCGACAACGCGGTCGCCTACAGCCCCGAGCACACCCGGGTGGTCATCAGCGCCAGACCGGCCGGGAACGCCGTCGAGGTGAGCGTGAGCGACCAGGGCATCGGCATCCCCGAGAGCGCCCAGGAACGCATCTTCGAGCGGTTCTTCCGCGTCGACGCGGCGAGGTCGCGGGCCACCGGCGGCACCGGGCTGGGGCTCGCGATAGTCAAACACGTGGCCGGCGCCCACGGGGGCGAGGTCACCGTGTGGAGCAAGGAAGGCTCCGGATCCACCTTCACGCTTCGCCTTCCCGCGTTCGGCGGCCAGGCGGTCCCCGTACCAAGCACGACCATCCCCCTGGAGGCCGCTCAATGA